A genomic window from bacterium includes:
- the aspS gene encoding aspartate--tRNA ligase, which yields MTEMWGEWVRTHGCGALRAGDAGSEVLLAGWVHSRRDHGGVIFVDLRDRDGLTQVVFNPETSAELHERASALRPEWVLGVRGRVRPRPEGTANPKLPTGAVEVLATELRVLNPSATPPFPIEDHVTADESIRLRHRYLDLRRPSMARNLAFRSRVVSFMRAFLTERGFLEVETPFLTKSTPEGARDYLVPSRVNPGQFYALPQSPQLFKQLLMVAGVDRYYQVARCFRDEDLRADRQPEFTQLDMELSFVRREDIFELIEAMIGGIFGQVLGRPLALPLPRLTYAESLLRYGVDNPDTRFGLEIRECTDLARGCGFQVFSKVAAEGGVVRGIRAPGLAEALSRKHLDELTEYVKLFGAKGLAWVKVEAGGWAGAVAKFFSPGDQTAFNERCEAAPGDAILFLADREKTVCEGLGRLRLELARRFELVPRGLMNLLWITDFPLLEYNEEEKRLEAKHHPFTAPMDEDLPLLETDPLQVRAKAYDIVLNGQEIGGGSLRIYQPELQRRMFRALNIPDEEAEAKFGFLLEAFQFGAPPHGGIALGLDRLLAILAGADSIREVIAFPKTQKATCPLTGAPSHVEFKQLRELHLKTDVLPRDPA from the coding sequence ATGACGGAGATGTGGGGGGAGTGGGTACGGACGCACGGCTGCGGGGCGCTGCGCGCCGGGGATGCGGGGAGCGAGGTGCTCCTCGCCGGATGGGTGCACAGCCGCCGCGACCACGGCGGGGTGATCTTCGTCGACCTGCGCGACCGCGACGGGCTGACGCAGGTCGTCTTCAACCCGGAGACGAGCGCCGAGCTGCACGAGCGCGCTTCGGCGCTGCGGCCCGAGTGGGTGCTCGGCGTGCGCGGGCGGGTGCGCCCGCGCCCCGAGGGCACCGCGAACCCGAAGCTGCCGACCGGCGCGGTCGAGGTGCTCGCCACCGAGCTGCGGGTGCTCAACCCGAGCGCCACGCCGCCGTTTCCCATCGAGGACCACGTGACCGCCGACGAGTCGATTCGACTGCGCCATCGCTACCTCGATCTGCGCCGCCCGTCAATGGCGCGCAACCTCGCGTTCCGCTCCCGCGTCGTCTCGTTCATGCGCGCCTTCCTCACCGAGCGCGGTTTTCTGGAGGTCGAGACCCCCTTCCTGACCAAGAGCACGCCGGAGGGCGCGCGCGACTACCTCGTGCCCAGCCGCGTCAACCCCGGGCAGTTCTACGCGCTGCCGCAGTCGCCGCAGCTCTTCAAGCAGCTGCTGATGGTGGCGGGCGTCGACCGCTACTACCAGGTCGCGCGCTGCTTCCGCGACGAGGACCTGCGCGCCGACCGCCAGCCGGAGTTCACGCAGCTGGACATGGAGCTCTCGTTCGTGCGGCGCGAGGATATCTTCGAGCTCATCGAAGCGATGATCGGCGGGATCTTCGGGCAGGTCCTCGGGCGCCCCCTGGCGCTGCCGCTGCCGCGGCTGACGTACGCCGAGTCGCTCCTGCGCTACGGCGTCGACAACCCGGACACGCGCTTTGGCCTGGAGATCCGCGAGTGCACCGACCTGGCGCGCGGCTGCGGCTTCCAGGTCTTCTCGAAGGTCGCGGCGGAGGGGGGCGTGGTGCGCGGCATCCGCGCCCCGGGTCTCGCCGAGGCGCTCTCGCGCAAGCACCTCGACGAACTGACCGAGTACGTCAAGCTCTTCGGCGCCAAGGGGCTGGCCTGGGTCAAGGTGGAGGCGGGGGGCTGGGCCGGGGCCGTGGCGAAGTTCTTCTCGCCCGGCGACCAGACGGCGTTCAACGAGCGCTGTGAGGCCGCGCCCGGGGATGCGATCCTCTTCCTCGCCGACCGGGAGAAGACCGTGTGCGAGGGGCTGGGGCGGCTGCGCCTGGAGCTGGCACGGCGCTTCGAGCTCGTCCCCCGCGGGCTGATGAACCTGCTGTGGATCACCGACTTCCCGCTGCTGGAGTACAACGAGGAGGAGAAGCGCCTCGAGGCGAAGCACCATCCGTTCACCGCGCCGATGGACGAGGACCTGCCCCTGCTGGAGACCGACCCGCTGCAGGTGCGGGCCAAGGCGTACGACATCGTCCTCAACGGCCAGGAGATCGGCGGCGGCTCGCTGCGGATCTACCAGCCCGAGCTGCAGCGGCGGATGTTCCGCGCGCTCAACATCCCCGACGAGGAGGCGGAGGCGAAGTTCGGCTTCCTGCTCGAGGCCTTCCAGTTCGGGGCGCCGCCGCACGGCGGCATCGCCCTCGGCCTCGACCGCCTGCTGGCGATCCTGGCCGGCGCCGACTCGATCCGGGAGGTGATCGCCTTCCCGAAGACGCAGAAGGCGACCTGTCCGCTCACCGGCGCGCCGTCGCACGTGGAGTTCAAGCAGCTGCGCGAGCTGCACCTGAAGACGGACGTCCTGCCGCGCGACCCGGCCTAG
- a CDS encoding sigma-54 dependent transcriptional regulator — protein sequence MAKVLVADDDRSLRRILRFELAEAGHEVAEAPDAAAASGLLAGQEFDVALLDLHMPGGGGMGVLRGLRGAETGPEVIVLTAHGTVAVAVEAMKLGAYDFLTKPFHFDELRAVIDKAVEKARLRRENVALRTQIERGRAPRAIVSADPGMGLLLETLAKVAVSDHPVLLQGESGTGKELLAQALHDASPRAGGPLVALNCGALPEPLLESELFGHEKGAFTGAHARKLGLLEIAQRGTLFLDEIAELPASLQVKFLRALENRVFFRVGGIQELRADVRVVAAANRDLKALVGTGAFRADLYYRISTVTLQVPPLRERAGDVPALVRHFAEREAAGRGRSFGAAALHVLRAYAWPGNVRELQNVVSRTLLLSPAQVIGVEDLPADVREPGAGGGSQRLADIEREHILRVLARTGGQRGRAAEILGIDPKTLYRRLREAGAGGDA from the coding sequence GTGGCGAAGGTCCTCGTCGCCGATGACGACCGGAGCCTCCGTCGCATCCTGCGCTTCGAACTTGCGGAGGCGGGGCACGAGGTCGCCGAGGCCCCGGACGCGGCGGCGGCGTCCGGGCTGCTGGCGGGCCAGGAGTTCGATGTCGCGCTCCTCGACCTGCACATGCCGGGCGGCGGCGGCATGGGCGTCCTGCGCGGCCTGCGCGGGGCGGAGACCGGCCCCGAGGTGATCGTGCTCACCGCGCACGGCACGGTCGCCGTCGCGGTCGAGGCCATGAAGCTCGGCGCCTACGACTTCCTGACCAAGCCCTTTCACTTCGACGAGCTGCGCGCGGTCATCGACAAGGCGGTCGAGAAGGCGCGCCTGCGCCGGGAGAACGTGGCGCTGCGGACGCAGATCGAGCGCGGCCGCGCCCCGCGGGCGATCGTCAGCGCCGACCCGGGGATGGGACTGCTGCTCGAGACGCTGGCGAAGGTCGCCGTCTCGGACCACCCGGTGCTGCTCCAGGGCGAGAGCGGCACCGGCAAGGAGCTGCTCGCCCAGGCGCTGCACGACGCGTCCCCGCGGGCGGGCGGCCCGCTCGTGGCGCTCAACTGCGGCGCGCTTCCCGAGCCGCTGCTCGAGAGCGAGCTCTTCGGCCACGAGAAGGGCGCCTTCACCGGCGCGCATGCGCGCAAGCTCGGTCTGCTCGAGATCGCGCAGCGGGGCACCCTCTTTCTCGACGAGATCGCCGAGCTGCCGGCGTCGCTGCAGGTCAAGTTCCTGCGCGCGCTGGAGAACCGCGTCTTCTTCCGTGTCGGCGGCATCCAGGAGCTGCGCGCGGACGTGCGCGTCGTCGCGGCCGCGAACCGAGACCTCAAGGCGCTGGTCGGGACCGGCGCCTTCCGCGCGGATCTCTACTACCGCATCAGCACCGTGACGCTGCAGGTCCCGCCGCTGCGCGAACGGGCCGGGGACGTCCCGGCGCTCGTGCGGCACTTCGCCGAGCGCGAGGCGGCGGGGCGCGGGCGGAGCTTCGGCGCCGCGGCGCTGCATGTGCTCCGGGCGTACGCCTGGCCGGGGAACGTGCGCGAGCTGCAGAACGTGGTCTCGCGGACGCTGCTGCTGAGCCCGGCGCAGGTCATCGGCGTCGAGGACCTGCCGGCCGACGTGCGCGAGCCCGGCGCGGGCGGCGGCTCCCAGCGGCTCGCCGACATCGAGCGCGAGCACATCCTGCGCGTGCTCGCGCGCACCGGCGGCCAGCGCGGGCGGGCCGCGGAGATCCTCGGCATCGACCCGAAGACGCTCTACCGCAGGCTGCGGGAGGCTGGCGCCGGGGGCGACGCGTGA
- a CDS encoding PAS domain-containing protein, with the protein MRIGARLALGLAAVLVGGGLVGGGVYYAVESEHEQHKLEVVARLVAEQAFLRIEARMRSHRGALAADALGKLELPASVNRVFIVNAAGTVRSSTDPALQGRVLARDAAGCGGCHGGGGSVAVGALRRWARPLSATGACAECHRAAGGPLGCLVVDLDLGEYNREVAEQIGTALAMLAALLALAGAGTLIVTRRWITGRLDALGLVMQRFEGGDLGVRAPITGRDEISRVEAGFNRMAGTVQAREREGVALLGRLNAANEELRRGEERLRRTLDAQRVVNDVLRLSLGEQRLEAVLQRALELVLAIPWLTVEPRGSIFLVEDGALVMRAHSGLDPRLAEACARVPFGHCLCGRAAAQGHVVHAADLDERHDTRYAGMPAHGHYCVPILSLGREVLGVLNLYLGPGHAESPAEVEFLTAVANTLASVIRRSVAERRLRKSEQRFRTLAEAASDTIFIVDPEQRLAFINGTGARLFGTTPEHLTGRRVAEFVPPEARATVAAALEAALRGEDGGAREDHFAFPAGEVWLGTTLVALPDAGGVFGISRDITGQRQAQAERERLIAELQALLEVVSQSHQEWQGTFDGITDMISILDGDARIVKVNRAYAAYFGAHPRDLIGRDCRDFCLAGHQGAAGCPLVRQARRGEAVNEEVLDPRTGRVFRYSIFPYASGEGAINRFVHLVEDVSVEREREQRLIMSERLAALGQMASGIAHEINNPLASIGGCAEALLRRLERGQIDPALFADYLGIVHEEVFRCKKITTAMLSFVRPGGAEDAAVAPHEALERAVELIGFQGRLQAVEVVREYPGDLPAVRVREDEMRQVLLIVLTNALDAMQEVGTLRLGGAAHEGGVTLSICDSGPGIAPEAAGKLFTPFFTTKGNRGGTGLGLSIARRIIEERQGSIAIESPPGGGVTVRITFPTA; encoded by the coding sequence GTGAGGATCGGCGCGCGGCTCGCGCTCGGCCTGGCCGCGGTCCTGGTCGGCGGCGGGCTCGTCGGCGGCGGCGTGTACTACGCCGTCGAATCCGAGCACGAGCAGCACAAGCTCGAGGTCGTCGCGCGGCTGGTCGCCGAGCAGGCCTTCCTGCGCATCGAGGCGCGGATGCGCTCGCACCGGGGCGCCCTGGCCGCGGACGCGCTGGGGAAGCTGGAGCTGCCGGCCTCGGTCAACCGCGTCTTCATCGTCAACGCCGCGGGGACGGTGCGGAGTTCGACGGACCCGGCGCTGCAGGGACGGGTTCTCGCGCGCGATGCAGCGGGGTGCGGCGGGTGCCACGGCGGCGGCGGGAGCGTGGCCGTGGGGGCGCTCCGGCGCTGGGCGCGGCCGCTGAGCGCGACGGGCGCGTGCGCCGAGTGCCACCGCGCCGCGGGCGGGCCGCTCGGCTGCCTCGTCGTGGATCTCGACCTCGGCGAGTACAACCGCGAGGTCGCCGAGCAGATCGGGACGGCCCTGGCGATGCTCGCGGCCCTGCTGGCGCTGGCCGGGGCCGGCACGCTCATCGTGACGCGGCGCTGGATCACGGGGCGGCTCGATGCGCTCGGGCTCGTGATGCAGCGCTTCGAGGGCGGGGATCTCGGCGTGCGCGCGCCGATCACCGGGCGCGACGAGATCTCCCGCGTCGAGGCGGGCTTCAACCGGATGGCCGGCACGGTGCAGGCGCGCGAGCGCGAGGGCGTCGCGCTCCTCGGGCGGCTCAACGCCGCGAACGAGGAGTTGCGCCGCGGCGAGGAGCGGCTGCGGCGGACGCTGGACGCGCAGCGGGTGGTCAACGACGTGCTGCGGCTCTCGCTCGGGGAGCAGCGCCTGGAGGCGGTGCTCCAGCGCGCGCTCGAGCTGGTGCTCGCGATCCCCTGGCTGACCGTCGAGCCCCGCGGCAGCATCTTCCTCGTCGAGGACGGCGCGCTCGTCATGCGCGCGCACAGCGGCCTCGATCCGCGCCTCGCCGAGGCGTGCGCGCGGGTCCCCTTCGGCCACTGCCTCTGCGGGCGGGCGGCGGCGCAGGGGCACGTGGTGCACGCGGCGGATCTCGACGAGCGCCACGACACGCGGTACGCCGGGATGCCCGCCCACGGGCACTACTGCGTGCCGATCCTCTCGCTGGGCCGCGAAGTGCTGGGCGTGCTCAACCTCTACCTGGGCCCCGGCCATGCCGAGAGCCCGGCCGAGGTGGAGTTCCTGACGGCGGTGGCGAACACGCTCGCGAGCGTCATCCGCCGGAGCGTCGCGGAGCGGCGGCTGCGCAAGAGCGAGCAGCGCTTCCGCACGCTCGCCGAGGCGGCGAGCGACACGATCTTCATCGTGGACCCGGAGCAGCGGCTGGCGTTCATCAACGGCACCGGAGCCCGGTTGTTCGGGACGACGCCCGAGCACCTGACCGGCCGCCGGGTGGCGGAGTTCGTGCCGCCGGAGGCCCGCGCGACCGTCGCCGCGGCGCTCGAGGCGGCGCTCCGCGGCGAGGACGGCGGCGCGCGGGAGGACCACTTCGCCTTTCCCGCCGGCGAGGTCTGGCTCGGGACGACGCTCGTCGCGCTCCCCGACGCGGGAGGCGTGTTCGGCATCTCCCGCGACATCACCGGCCAGCGCCAGGCGCAGGCCGAGCGCGAGCGGCTGATCGCGGAGCTGCAGGCGCTGCTCGAGGTCGTCTCGCAGTCGCACCAGGAGTGGCAGGGCACGTTCGACGGGATCACCGACATGATCTCCATCCTTGACGGTGACGCCCGCATCGTGAAGGTGAACCGGGCCTACGCCGCGTACTTCGGCGCGCATCCGCGGGACCTCATCGGCCGGGACTGTCGCGACTTCTGCCTCGCCGGCCACCAGGGCGCGGCCGGCTGTCCGCTGGTGCGGCAGGCCAGGAGGGGCGAGGCGGTCAACGAGGAGGTGCTCGATCCGCGGACCGGCCGCGTGTTCCGCTATTCGATCTTCCCGTACGCCTCGGGCGAGGGGGCGATCAACCGCTTCGTGCACCTTGTCGAGGACGTCAGCGTGGAGCGCGAGCGCGAGCAGCGCCTGATCATGAGCGAGCGGCTCGCGGCGCTCGGGCAGATGGCCTCGGGCATCGCCCACGAGATCAACAACCCGCTGGCCTCCATCGGGGGCTGCGCGGAGGCCCTGCTGCGCCGCCTGGAGCGCGGCCAGATCGACCCGGCCCTCTTCGCCGACTACCTCGGCATCGTGCACGAGGAGGTCTTCCGCTGCAAGAAGATCACCACCGCGATGCTCTCCTTTGTCCGCCCGGGCGGTGCCGAGGATGCCGCCGTGGCGCCCCACGAGGCACTGGAGCGCGCGGTCGAGCTCATCGGCTTCCAGGGACGGCTGCAGGCCGTCGAGGTGGTCCGCGAGTACCCGGGCGACCTGCCGGCGGTCCGCGTCCGCGAGGACGAGATGCGCCAGGTGCTGCTCATCGTGCTGACGAACGCGCTGGATGCGATGCAGGAGGTCGGGACGCTGCGGCTGGGCGGGGCGGCGCACGAGGGCGGCGTCACACTGAGCATCTGCGACTCGGGCCCCGGGATTGCGCCGGAGGCGGCGGGCAAGCTCTTCACGCCTTTCTTCACGACGAAGGGGAACCGGGGCGGCACCGGCCTCGGTCTTTCAATCGCCCGGCGCATCATTGAGGAGCGGCAGGGCTCGATCGCCATCGAGTCGCCGCCCGGTGGCGGCGTCACCGTGCGGATTACCTTCCCGACCGCCTGA
- a CDS encoding chemotaxis protein CheW, whose protein sequence is MAKGMQIVVFGMGKEFFGVPIDEVHEIVRVPEVTAVPEAPQFLEGLINLRGKILPVIDLRRRLRFAESARDKHTRVLVSEEGGKLVGLLVDAVYEVIRVADGALEPPPDIVAASGVEYISAVAKVDSRLISLLDFRKVLGLEDLKRATAPARQSSDTQAA, encoded by the coding sequence ATGGCGAAGGGAATGCAGATCGTGGTCTTCGGGATGGGCAAGGAGTTCTTCGGCGTACCGATCGATGAGGTCCACGAGATCGTCCGGGTCCCCGAGGTCACGGCGGTCCCGGAGGCGCCCCAGTTCCTCGAGGGGTTGATCAACCTGCGAGGGAAGATCCTGCCGGTGATCGACCTGCGCCGGCGCCTGCGCTTCGCGGAGTCCGCGCGCGACAAGCACACGCGGGTGCTCGTCTCCGAGGAGGGCGGGAAGCTCGTGGGGCTGCTCGTCGACGCCGTCTACGAGGTGATCCGCGTGGCGGACGGCGCCCTCGAACCGCCACCGGACATCGTCGCCGCGAGCGGGGTGGAGTACATCAGCGCGGTCGCGAAGGTCGACAGCCGCCTGATCTCGCTGCTGGACTTCCGCAAGGTCCTCGGCCTTGAGGATCTCAAGAGGGCGACGGCGCCGGCCCGCCAGTCGTCGGACACCCAGGCCGCCTGA
- a CDS encoding substrate-binding protein, with protein MGLGRRAFAATLLAVLAAWAALPSLLAAQETVKLGLNYPRTGPYFTQGLDQFRAAQMAVEEVNAAGGILGRRVELVWRDSQSKVDVTRRNVLELIEQERVAMLFGGSASSVAVAAGEIAQQKGVPFFGTLTYSTATTGTDGHRFTFRECYDSWMGAKVLSRYLTKQFAGRKYFYITADYTWGWTTEDSLRRLTGTTDTAAHPGVRTPFPTATAKDFRAALERAAAARPDVLVLVLFGTDMVNTINMANGLGLKQAMQIVVPNLTLGMAEDAGPQSMAGVLGALPWAWNVPYKYGYAGGQRFVERFAERYKRYPCTSGASAYVIVQEYKAAVERAGSFDGPAVVRALEGHAYTRLKDAQTWRPFDHQSVQTVYAVRCKPAAEVLRDKFKEDYFEILDALPGQEAAVTREEWQALRAAAGKAPALEKLPGE; from the coding sequence ATGGGACTGGGCCGCCGCGCCTTCGCCGCGACGCTGCTGGCGGTTCTCGCCGCGTGGGCGGCGCTGCCGTCGCTGCTCGCCGCGCAGGAGACCGTGAAGCTCGGGCTGAACTACCCGCGCACGGGGCCGTACTTCACGCAGGGCCTCGATCAGTTCCGCGCCGCGCAGATGGCGGTCGAGGAAGTCAACGCCGCCGGCGGGATCCTCGGCCGGCGGGTCGAACTGGTCTGGCGCGACTCGCAGTCGAAGGTCGACGTCACGCGCCGCAACGTGCTCGAGCTCATCGAGCAGGAGCGCGTCGCGATGCTCTTCGGCGGCTCGGCCAGCAGCGTGGCGGTGGCCGCCGGCGAGATCGCCCAGCAGAAGGGCGTGCCGTTCTTCGGGACGCTGACCTACTCGACCGCGACGACGGGCACGGACGGGCACCGCTTCACGTTCCGCGAGTGCTACGACTCCTGGATGGGGGCCAAGGTGCTCTCGCGGTACCTGACGAAGCAGTTCGCGGGCCGGAAGTACTTCTACATCACCGCCGACTACACCTGGGGCTGGACGACCGAGGACTCGCTGCGCCGCCTGACGGGCACCACCGACACGGCGGCGCACCCCGGGGTCAGGACGCCGTTCCCGACCGCGACCGCGAAGGATTTCCGCGCGGCGCTGGAGCGGGCCGCCGCCGCGCGCCCCGACGTGCTCGTGCTCGTGCTCTTCGGCACGGACATGGTCAACACGATCAACATGGCCAACGGCCTCGGGCTCAAGCAGGCGATGCAGATCGTGGTGCCGAACCTGACCCTCGGCATGGCGGAGGACGCGGGGCCGCAGTCGATGGCGGGGGTCCTCGGGGCGCTGCCCTGGGCGTGGAACGTGCCGTACAAGTACGGCTACGCCGGGGGCCAGCGCTTCGTCGAGCGCTTCGCGGAGCGCTACAAGCGCTATCCCTGCACCTCGGGCGCGTCGGCGTACGTCATCGTCCAGGAGTACAAGGCGGCCGTCGAGCGCGCCGGCTCCTTCGACGGGCCGGCCGTGGTCCGCGCGCTCGAGGGGCACGCGTACACCCGGCTCAAGGACGCGCAGACCTGGCGGCCCTTCGACCACCAGTCGGTCCAGACCGTCTACGCCGTGCGCTGCAAGCCGGCGGCCGAGGTGCTGCGGGACAAGTTCAAGGAGGACTACTTCGAGATCCTCGACGCGCTGCCCGGCCAGGAGGCGGCGGTGACGCGCGAGGAGTGGCAGGCGTTGCGCGCGGCAGCGGGGAAGGCGCCGGCGCTCGAGAAGCTCCCCGGCGAATAG